CCAAGCACGAGCAGGGCCGGGAGTCCGACATCGATCCAGATCTCCGCCCAGTCATTGTGCGCGTGGTTGACGATCTTCGGCCCCAGGTCTGCTACCGGCGCATACGCTTCGTAGACGGCGGGGAAGCTTCCGACGCCGGTGCCGCTGGCAGCAAAGCGGCGAGTCAGCTCCAGCACGTGTGGGAGCACGTCGGTGCGCTGGCCGCCTTCGAGATTTCCGAAGCGGGCAGCGATCCGATCAAGACCGAATTCCACCGCAACCAGCCCCCCGGCAATCACGATGATCGGCAACCAACGGGTTGCGCCGCGGAGCTGCTTTCCGCTGATGAAGGCCAGGATCAACATGATCGCCGACATGACCGCAGCCAGGCCCACTGCGGACCGCGATCGGGCGAGAAAGACGCCAAGCATCAGGATGGCGCTCATCAGCAACCAGCCGAGCATGTGCAATGCACGCTGATTGGCGGGTGTGCGTGCCGTTCCATGTCGAATCACGCCGCCAAAAACGCAGATCAGCGCCACCACCAGGAATGACGCATAGTGATTGCGGTTGGCGTAGAGGCCGACTGCCTCGTGCGCGTTGGTCGGTGTGTAGAAACGCAGGCCGCTACCGCTGCCTTGGGCGACCTGGGCGACGCCGAGGGCGACCATCAGCACCGCGGCGGAAATGACCAGCCCCACCATGCGCCATCTCCATTTCGGGTCGATCTGCACGGCGAGCACCAGCAGGGCCGCCGCCGGCAACAGTGATCGAACTGAGGCCAGGGTCGCATTGGGATCCAGTGACCAGGTGCGGAATGCCGGCGCCGGGATGCCAAGCGAATCCAGACCCGAATAGACCTCCGCGCGACCGGGCAGCCACCCGACCAGCGCTGCCGGGACCGGCACGACCTGAATCAGGGGAATGGCCACCACGAGTAACAGCAGCACCACGAGGCGCCGCACCTCAGGCTGCAGCAACTGCCAGCGCAGCCGGACCAAGCCATAGGCCAGAGCGCCCACCGCCGCGAACTGCACGAGCAGATCGCTGAGCAGGAAGTTGCGGGTGCCACCACCAAGCAAAAGCGCCAGGGCGAGCACTGCCCCGCACAAGGGTCCGGCCAGCCTGTCCGTTGTCGACATTCCGGAATTCCGCGCGTGCCCCGGGGTGGCGCGATCGAGCCGAGTGTCTGCGATCATGGCCCCACGGGGCCACTCCGCCTGCGCGCTTTGGCCAGTAGCGAGGGATGGACCCACCCCGGTCATTGGACCGCAGACGGGCCGAATGGCTTGGATTCCTGTGGCGGAGGCGCCAGCAGCTCCACTTCACGCCGCAATGCCTCGATCTCGAGTTCCAGCCGCTGGTACTCATCCTGCTTGCGTCGCAGGAAGTCGGTCGTGGCACGCAACTTGGCGATCGCCCCGCTGGGCGTCAACACGTACGCATAGCCGAGCTTGTTGTGGCTGTTGCGGAAGTTCTGCACCTTGACCCAACCGCGTTCGATGAGTGCGCGCAGGCAGTAGTTGGTCTTGCCCAGCGACAGGCCAAGCTCGCCTGCCAGCTCGCGCTGCGAGTGGTTCGGATGCTCGGTCAGCAGCCGGAGCAGGCGGTAGCGGGTCTCGTCGTCGAGCATGCAGTGGTCGTTGAAATCCGGGGACGGCAGCGGGCTGATCCTGCCCCCACGCCGCTGCCGCCCTGCGGTGTAGGCCCGCATGGCCGGACAGCCAGTTTTTGCCGCGGTCAGATGCGTGCGCCGAGGGCGTGCTTCGGAACCACGATCTCGCGTTCGGTGCCCAGCAGCGTCAGCAGCAGGCGCACCCGATCTTCACCATGGGTCGCAGCGAAGATGGCGTCCATGCCGCTGAAGGGACCTTCGTTGATCCGGACCTTTGCGCCCGGCTGCAGTTCCGGCGGCGCCAGGCGCACGAATCCATCGTCGGGATCCATACGCAGCCGGATCTGTTCGATCACGGCATCGGGAACGACCGCAGGTAGCCCCCGAAACGCACGATCGTGGATACCCCGCGGGTACCGCGGACCGGCTCCAGGGACTGCAGGGACGGATCCGAGTGCAGGAAGATGTAGCGCGGGAACAGCGATTCGGTACGCACCACCACGCCCGACGCCGCCCGCACGCTGCGCGTCGAGTCCTTGCAAACAAGGTCCGAAGCCCTGCCGCGTCAAGCAGAGTTGTGCTTCAGCCCTCGGCGCGTGGCTTCTGGGGAGGACAGCGAACCAGGATTGCAGATGCCGACGATCCGTTCACGACGTGAACAGACCACATCGCCAAGCTGCTTGCTGCGCGGACCATTGTGCCGCCGGCCGCCATCATGCGGCGACTGGCGATTGCGACACCACTTCCCGAATCCGGGACTTGCGGCGACAATCGGCACCGATTGTCAGCCGCCGCGATCGCCCTGACTGTTCCCGAGCAGCGCCAGGCGAGACAACAGTGGCTCCAGTTGCTGGCGATAGTGGCTCCATGCCGGAACCGTATGCGCACTGATTTTTCGGCGCACCTGCGCACTACTGGCGGTGGCGACCACACCACGCGTCTTCTCGGTGTTCAGCGCTTCTGCCACGAACGATAGACCACAATAGTCGAAGACTTCTTTCGCAACCGCCTCGGTATCGTTGGTCAAGCGAACGAAATCAACATCGAGAATGCGCCCCGGGAGCACCCGATGCCAATGCTCCATCAATTTGCGATAACCAAGATAATAATCGGCGAGCTCGCCCTGTTGGTAGGAGTACCCGCAGGCCTCGGAAAACAAGGTCCGCACAGTCGAGAAACAAGCCTCGCGGGTTGCGAACCAGATGCAGGAATTTCGCATGTGGAGTGCCTGCAATATCTCCGACATTCAGAAAATTCGACGGCTTCCAGGAACCATTGCCGGCCATTTGCGCGTGGATACATCGCGCCGTGAATCGTTCACCCACCCGACGAAAATCGATTGCTGCGGCGCGCCGGATCAATTCTGCGTCGAGCACGCCTCGGAAGCGGCAATCGGCCGCAGCTTCATGTCGACATTGAATGCGTAACTTCGCCGCCATCGGCGACATCA
The Rhodanobacteraceae bacterium genome window above contains:
- a CDS encoding O-antigen ligase family protein, whose translation is MLALALLLGGGTRNFLLSDLLVQFAAVGALAYGLVRLRWQLLQPEVRRLVVLLLLVVAIPLIQVVPVPAALVGWLPGRAEVYSGLDSLGIPAPAFRTWSLDPNATLASVRSLLPAAALLVLAVQIDPKWRWRMVGLVISAAVLMVALGVAQVAQGSGSGLRFYTPTNAHEAVGLYANRNHYASFLVVALICVFGGVIRHGTARTPANQRALHMLGWLLMSAILMLGVFLARSRSAVGLAAVMSAIMLILAFISGKQLRGATRWLPIIVIAGGLVAVEFGLDRIAARFGNLEGGQRTDVLPHVLELTRRFAASGTGVGSFPAVYEAYAPVADLGPKIVNHAHNDWAEIWIDVGLPALLVLGLFARWVWQRLQELRVDWGNGQRENAERLVGALILLSLCLHSLLDYPLRTTSLACVFVLACILMLRTRRGGDGRRDLGSAS
- a CDS encoding MarR family EPS-associated transcriptional regulator; the encoded protein is MLDDETRYRLLRLLTEHPNHSQRELAGELGLSLGKTNYCLRALIERGWVKVQNFRNSHNKLGYAYVLTPSGAIAKLRATTDFLRRKQDEYQRLELEIEALRREVELLAPPPQESKPFGPSAVQ
- a CDS encoding sulfotransferase, with product MRNSCIWFATREACFSTVRTLFSEACGYSYQQGELADYYLGYRKLMEHWHRVLPGRILDVDFVRLTNDTEAVAKEVFDYCGLSFVAEALNTEKTRGVVATASSAQVRRKISAHTVPAWSHYRQQLEPLLSRLALLGNSQGDRGG